In Vibrio cyclitrophicus, one genomic interval encodes:
- a CDS encoding DMT family transporter: MPSFSFSMIPVGVRFMILSAFGFALMSACVKYISNYGIPVFEIVAARALVSLIISYIDVKRKGISIWGNNRPLLFVRGTVGTAALMCVYYAVTTLPLAEATILQYVHPVFTALLGVLFLKERVQKSTMICIAFCLAGLLVMVQPSMNSGSSSELPLFSIMVALCGAFGSSIAYVIVRKLSQTEDSSVIIFYFPLVALPISTALIWNDFVWPSLFLTVMLVLVGIFTQIGQYGLTKAMQTQAAGKASAYSYVQIVFSALLGVWIFNEIPSVWTYLGGGLIVTGALINVFGKQLLVPFKAK; encoded by the coding sequence ATGCCTTCTTTCTCTTTTTCAATGATCCCTGTTGGGGTTCGATTCATGATCCTTTCTGCTTTTGGATTCGCACTGATGTCAGCTTGTGTGAAATACATCAGCAACTACGGCATACCTGTATTTGAAATCGTTGCAGCAAGGGCGTTGGTGTCTTTGATCATTAGCTACATCGACGTAAAACGAAAAGGCATTTCTATCTGGGGTAATAACAGACCTCTGTTGTTCGTTCGAGGCACAGTTGGCACTGCGGCACTGATGTGTGTGTACTACGCTGTGACCACGCTACCGTTAGCAGAAGCGACCATTCTGCAATACGTACATCCTGTATTTACCGCATTACTCGGTGTGTTGTTCCTAAAAGAACGAGTCCAGAAGTCGACCATGATCTGCATTGCATTCTGCCTTGCGGGATTACTGGTAATGGTACAGCCAAGCATGAACAGCGGTTCGAGCAGCGAACTGCCGTTATTCAGCATTATGGTGGCGTTATGTGGCGCGTTTGGTAGCTCAATCGCTTATGTGATAGTGAGAAAGCTGAGCCAAACGGAAGACAGTTCTGTCATCATCTTCTACTTCCCACTGGTGGCGCTACCAATCTCAACAGCCCTTATCTGGAATGACTTTGTGTGGCCTAGCCTATTCTTAACCGTGATGCTGGTGCTCGTCGGGATCTTCACGCAAATCGGCCAATACGGTTTAACCAAAGCGATGCAGACACAAGCAGCGGGCAAAGCTTCTGCTTACTCTTACGTTCAGATTGTGTTCTCGGCACTGTTAGGTGTGTGGATCTTCAATGAAATCCCATCGGTTTGGACTTATCTAGGTGGTGGCCTGATTGTTACTGGCGCACTCATTAACGTGTTTGGTAAACAGCTATTAGTGCCGTTCAAGGCTAAGTAG
- a CDS encoding VOC family protein yields MIQLEHVNLVVKDIPEMLTFYKAAFPHWYVRDEGKGEWSGKPRNWLHFGDEYQYIALSDHGEGENRDLAGHSVGLAHFAYVTNNIESVTQRLIDAGFPIAKPGAEEPYRKNVYFVDPAGFEIEFVEYLSDDPKLRNATS; encoded by the coding sequence ATGATCCAACTTGAACATGTGAATTTAGTCGTTAAGGACATCCCTGAAATGCTGACTTTCTACAAAGCGGCGTTTCCACACTGGTACGTCCGTGATGAAGGAAAAGGCGAATGGTCAGGCAAGCCACGTAACTGGCTACATTTTGGAGACGAGTACCAATACATCGCATTGAGTGATCACGGAGAGGGGGAAAATAGAGATTTGGCAGGGCACTCAGTTGGTCTAGCACATTTTGCTTATGTGACCAATAACATCGAAAGCGTCACCCAACGTCTTATCGATGCGGGCTTCCCGATTGCTAAACCTGGCGCTGAGGAACCTTACCGTAAAAATGTCTACTTTGTGGATCCGGCTGGCTTTGAAATCGAGTTCGTTGAATATCTAAGTGATGACCCCAAACTGCGTAATGCTACAAGCTAG
- a CDS encoding DMT family transporter yields the protein MNKAVNHAILLLVLANLLASFSDVSLKILNGEVPTFQYVFIRQLLSVILLLPFWLKLPKETRMQGGCRINFLRAQFILVGSGCAMIAITHLTLATANAMFYVGPILMLPLSIVLLKERPTSSKVIATLIGFVGVLIVLRPEQFHWAAIAGLGSALAMGVGNILIKRLNAEQHIISTLFWTSIMTLPLALIFALPTWSVIEWRHVGWIMAINLFVLGYHALVVVAYKKAPANQIALAEYSGLVFVTLFGVMWFDEIPDTLTLVGISLIVIPMMPIKWKKVFKWRDRAALEVEATPPKP from the coding sequence ATGAATAAAGCTGTTAACCACGCCATTTTACTTTTGGTGCTCGCAAACCTACTTGCGTCCTTTTCAGATGTATCGTTGAAGATACTGAATGGCGAAGTCCCTACGTTCCAGTATGTGTTTATCCGTCAGCTATTGAGCGTGATCTTGCTGCTTCCATTTTGGTTAAAGTTACCGAAAGAGACACGTATGCAAGGCGGTTGCCGAATCAACTTTTTAAGGGCTCAATTTATTTTAGTGGGGAGTGGCTGCGCGATGATCGCCATTACACACCTTACTTTGGCGACAGCAAATGCGATGTTTTATGTTGGACCAATCCTTATGCTGCCTTTGTCGATCGTGCTGTTGAAAGAAAGGCCAACATCATCAAAAGTGATCGCAACCCTGATTGGTTTTGTGGGCGTGTTGATCGTATTACGTCCTGAGCAATTTCACTGGGCGGCGATTGCTGGGCTAGGCAGTGCGCTGGCGATGGGCGTGGGTAACATCTTGATTAAACGCTTGAACGCAGAGCAGCACATCATCTCTACTCTGTTCTGGACCAGCATTATGACTCTGCCACTCGCGCTGATATTCGCACTGCCAACTTGGTCTGTGATCGAATGGCGTCATGTGGGTTGGATCATGGCAATCAACTTGTTCGTACTCGGGTATCATGCGCTTGTGGTGGTGGCTTACAAAAAAGCACCGGCCAACCAGATTGCGCTCGCAGAGTATTCCGGGTTGGTGTTTGTGACACTGTTTGGTGTTATGTGGTTCGATGAGATTCCTGACACCCTGACACTGGTGGGTATTAGTCTCATCGTCATTCCTATGATGCCGATAAAATGGAAGAAGGTTTTTAAATGGAGAGACCGAGCCGCTTTAGAAGTTGAGGCTACTCCGCCTAAACCATAG
- a CDS encoding FABP family protein: protein MKKLLALSIAAVISVPAVADHNTINGMDFGPLAKLVGTWKSVETGGVDISPGQEGTEVGAGGPAVTPFYEVMTFEVAADATNASDQYLVALYYKQEVFRKADDSKFHDQRGYFIYDQKNQIVYNSYCVPRTTCVTAEGPAGDTMTLVASKRGIAESEYMTDNATTTGFTMNISISDETLTYSQTTGLEIYDNAFAHTDSSTLVKVK from the coding sequence GTGAAAAAATTATTAGCACTTAGTATTGCAGCAGTAATCTCGGTTCCAGCAGTAGCCGACCACAATACAATCAACGGAATGGATTTCGGTCCACTTGCTAAGCTAGTCGGCACATGGAAATCAGTCGAAACTGGCGGCGTTGATATCTCCCCAGGTCAAGAAGGTACAGAAGTGGGTGCGGGTGGCCCTGCAGTCACACCGTTTTATGAAGTGATGACGTTCGAGGTTGCCGCAGACGCGACCAATGCCAGCGACCAGTATCTTGTTGCTCTGTACTACAAGCAGGAAGTATTCAGAAAGGCCGACGATTCTAAATTCCACGATCAACGTGGTTACTTCATCTACGACCAAAAGAATCAGATCGTGTACAACTCTTACTGTGTGCCACGCACCACATGTGTCACCGCGGAAGGCCCTGCTGGCGATACAATGACGTTAGTCGCGTCTAAGCGCGGTATCGCTGAGTCAGAATACATGACAGACAACGCAACCACTACGGGCTTCACAATGAACATCAGTATTTCAGACGAGACGCTGACTTACTCTCAAACAACAGGCTTAGAGATCTACGACAACGCATTTGCCCATACAGATTCAAGCACTCTAGTTAAAGTGAAGTAA
- a CDS encoding DUF3081 domain-containing protein translates to MDNRITILEFLRVFDCIRSSGKQLDSKYQLGEIAAWHDYDGYTCWLSFKDVTVTLMFHGSLKIEYDNAANYSEFIEYCLDMLATEPSP, encoded by the coding sequence ATGGACAACAGAATCACCATTTTAGAATTTCTCAGGGTGTTCGATTGCATTCGCTCCTCGGGCAAGCAATTGGATAGTAAATATCAACTCGGCGAGATAGCGGCGTGGCACGATTACGATGGCTACACATGTTGGTTGAGCTTTAAAGACGTCACCGTGACGCTGATGTTTCATGGTTCGCTAAAAATTGAGTACGACAACGCTGCAAACTATTCTGAATTCATCGAGTATTGTCTGGATATGCTCGCCACTGAACCTTCTCCATAA
- a CDS encoding CIA30 family protein — MNESAFKTCALRKRVAPLWLMLSLSCLWSKASTAGTEMIDFTQANEHQNWTATNDNVMGGISTGGLIYDGGISQFKGKLSLENNGGFSSINRSVESLRSEVNGVELTFVGDGRTYQLRFTTWKDGYRTKYKHNFETIKGEQLKKTFQLKDFQAVSRGRLLSEAPELKAQDIKQIGLLIADRQPSLFELDLIQLQFKTSQPITSPETD; from the coding sequence ATGAACGAATCAGCTTTTAAAACATGTGCGTTACGTAAGCGAGTGGCTCCTTTATGGCTAATGCTCAGCCTTTCTTGTTTATGGTCCAAAGCGTCAACAGCAGGGACAGAAATGATTGATTTCACACAAGCGAACGAACATCAGAATTGGACAGCGACCAACGACAACGTGATGGGCGGAATCTCAACCGGTGGGCTTATTTATGACGGTGGGATAAGTCAGTTCAAGGGCAAGTTGTCGTTAGAGAATAATGGTGGCTTTAGCTCAATCAACCGCTCTGTTGAATCATTAAGATCTGAAGTGAACGGCGTGGAGCTGACGTTTGTTGGCGATGGTCGTACTTACCAATTGAGGTTCACCACATGGAAAGACGGTTATCGAACCAAATACAAGCACAACTTTGAGACCATCAAAGGCGAGCAACTTAAGAAAACCTTCCAACTAAAGGACTTTCAAGCCGTGTCCAGAGGTCGATTGCTCAGTGAAGCACCAGAACTCAAAGCACAAGACATCAAACAAATCGGCCTTTTGATTGCAGATAGGCAGCCCTCACTTTTCGAGCTAGACCTAATACAGCTTCAATTCAAAACATCGCAACCTATCACATCACCAGAAACGGACTAA
- a CDS encoding zinc-binding alcohol dehydrogenase family protein — translation MSVPSKMKAIGFTQSLAIAEQDSLVEFETNLPELKEHDLLVKVSATSINPADAKIRIRSAQDKTLEQPKVLGYDAVGEVVGKGTDVEGFELGDRVYYAGDVTRMGANAEYQAVDYRITAKAPTSLSDEAAAVMPLATLTAWEALFDRLRVRPEEKKSILIIGGAGGVGSITIQLASQLTNLTVIATASRPETEQWVRDMGADHVVNHRNLVESVREQGIQHVDYIFNVADTKGHWESMVELIAPQGMISSIVEFDGGIDLSALQGKSAGFVWELMFTRSLFNTDDIQKQQDILFQVANLIDSGRIKSTLTTTLNGFSVETLKDAHQRIESSASIGKTAIKY, via the coding sequence ATGTCAGTACCATCAAAAATGAAAGCTATCGGATTTACTCAGTCACTTGCGATTGCAGAGCAAGACAGCCTAGTTGAGTTTGAAACAAACCTTCCAGAACTAAAAGAACATGATCTACTGGTAAAAGTGAGCGCGACGTCTATCAATCCAGCAGACGCGAAAATTCGAATTCGTAGTGCTCAAGATAAAACTCTCGAGCAACCAAAAGTCCTTGGTTATGACGCGGTTGGTGAAGTTGTCGGTAAAGGTACAGACGTTGAAGGCTTTGAACTCGGCGACCGTGTTTACTATGCAGGTGACGTAACTCGTATGGGCGCTAACGCGGAATACCAAGCCGTTGACTACCGTATTACGGCTAAAGCACCAACGAGCCTTTCTGATGAAGCGGCTGCAGTTATGCCGCTAGCAACACTTACTGCGTGGGAAGCGTTGTTTGATCGCCTACGTGTTCGTCCAGAAGAGAAAAAATCCATTCTGATCATTGGTGGAGCTGGTGGCGTAGGTTCAATCACGATTCAATTAGCGAGCCAACTGACTAACCTGACTGTTATTGCGACGGCTTCAAGACCTGAAACTGAACAGTGGGTAAGGGATATGGGTGCAGACCATGTCGTAAATCACCGTAACTTGGTTGAGTCTGTTCGCGAACAAGGTATCCAGCATGTCGACTACATCTTCAATGTCGCTGATACCAAAGGACACTGGGAATCGATGGTTGAGCTTATTGCTCCACAAGGCATGATCAGTTCAATTGTTGAGTTCGATGGCGGAATAGATCTTTCTGCGCTGCAAGGTAAGTCTGCAGGTTTTGTGTGGGAGCTGATGTTTACACGCTCACTGTTCAACACAGACGATATTCAGAAACAACAAGATATCTTATTCCAAGTAGCGAATCTGATCGATTCAGGCCGTATTAAGTCTACGCTTACTACCACATTGAATGGTTTTAGTGTTGAGACACTGAAAGATGCACACCAACGCATTGAAAGCAGCGCCTCGATAGGTAAAACAGCTATCAAATACTAA
- a CDS encoding LysR family transcriptional regulator — translation MLLEDLQVILKVAEFRSITAAATNLDMRTATASAAVKRVEAALGAELFVRTTRHLRLSSAGERYLPECEQALKMLEQAKLNIREELGILDGEIRIALSSDLGRNLITPWLDEFLLEYPKATLRTSISDSNIDFYRDSVDMALRYGSPNDANMYGFKICDVPRILCASPEYLAEMGTPNQPSDLAEHNGLLYQLHDMLQDEWVFNDGKQDHKVKLKGNRASNDADLVRRWCVAGKGVAIKSCLDMSSHLLSGEVVKVMSEFKPTSTELWLVCPSRQSITPTVRLLRDLFREKTAEILSQLNEKGIIETQKS, via the coding sequence ATGCTTCTTGAAGACCTACAGGTAATTTTAAAGGTGGCGGAGTTTCGTAGTATCACCGCAGCAGCCACCAACCTAGACATGCGCACGGCAACCGCGAGTGCTGCCGTCAAACGAGTCGAAGCCGCACTGGGCGCTGAACTGTTTGTAAGAACCACTCGCCACCTAAGGCTTTCCTCTGCAGGCGAACGCTATTTACCTGAGTGTGAGCAAGCCTTGAAGATGTTAGAGCAAGCAAAGCTCAACATACGTGAAGAGCTTGGTATTCTGGATGGAGAAATCCGCATCGCGCTTTCTTCGGATTTAGGACGTAACCTCATTACTCCTTGGCTTGATGAATTTCTGCTTGAATACCCAAAGGCAACACTTCGCACCAGCATCAGTGACAGCAACATCGATTTTTACCGTGATTCTGTAGACATGGCTTTGCGTTATGGTTCTCCGAATGATGCCAACATGTACGGCTTTAAGATCTGCGATGTGCCGAGAATATTGTGTGCATCGCCTGAATACTTGGCCGAGATGGGAACACCAAACCAGCCAAGCGATTTAGCAGAGCACAATGGTTTGCTGTATCAGCTGCATGATATGTTGCAAGACGAATGGGTGTTTAACGACGGTAAACAAGATCATAAAGTGAAACTAAAAGGGAATCGCGCCTCGAATGATGCTGACCTTGTTAGACGCTGGTGTGTTGCTGGGAAAGGAGTAGCAATAAAGTCTTGTTTAGATATGTCGAGTCATCTGCTTTCTGGCGAAGTGGTTAAAGTCATGTCCGAGTTCAAGCCAACCTCAACCGAACTGTGGTTAGTATGCCCGAGTCGTCAATCAATCACCCCAACCGTTCGTTTATTGAGAGATCTATTCCGCGAGAAAACCGCAGAGATCCTTTCTCAACTGAACGAGAAAGGCATTATAGAGACTCAAAAGTCTTAA